The Acetivibrio saccincola genome window below encodes:
- a CDS encoding thiamine pyrophosphate-dependent enzyme: MAYNLKEAAKKPERFTGGHRMCAGCGAPVVVRQILRALKPEDHAVVGCATGCLEVSTFLYPYTSWKDSFIHNAFENAAATVAGAEAAYLALKRKGKIKHDTKFIAFGGDGGTYDIGLQALSGAMERGHNMVYVCYDNGAYMNTGIQRSSATPRFANTTTSPAGKVIPGKSQPRKDLTEIMANHHIPYVAQTAAIGNMKDLYEKAEKALYTEGPAFLNVLAPCPRGWQYNTPDLMKINKLAVETCFWPLYEVIDGKYIINYKPKNKLPVSEFLKVQGRFRHMFRPGNEYMIEEVQKEVDRRWEALLKLAGEE; this comes from the coding sequence AGGAAGCGGCAAAAAAACCGGAAAGGTTTACCGGCGGGCATAGAATGTGTGCAGGCTGCGGTGCGCCTGTTGTAGTAAGACAAATTTTAAGGGCATTAAAACCGGAGGACCACGCGGTGGTAGGTTGTGCAACCGGATGTTTGGAGGTTTCAACATTTTTATACCCATATACATCCTGGAAGGATTCTTTTATTCACAATGCTTTTGAAAATGCAGCTGCAACCGTTGCAGGGGCAGAAGCTGCATATCTGGCATTAAAGAGAAAAGGGAAAATTAAACACGACACTAAGTTTATTGCCTTTGGAGGAGACGGGGGGACATATGATATAGGTCTTCAGGCATTGTCAGGTGCAATGGAAAGAGGACATAACATGGTTTATGTGTGCTATGACAATGGTGCATATATGAACACCGGAATTCAAAGATCTTCTGCTACCCCAAGGTTTGCAAATACTACAACATCACCTGCAGGAAAAGTGATACCTGGAAAATCCCAGCCAAGAAAAGATCTAACAGAAATTATGGCAAACCACCACATCCCTTACGTTGCTCAAACAGCTGCAATAGGGAATATGAAAGATCTCTATGAAAAGGCTGAAAAAGCTTTGTACACTGAAGGTCCTGCATTTTTAAATGTTTTAGCCCCATGTCCGAGGGGATGGCAGTACAATACACCTGATCTTATGAAAATTAATAAACTTGCGGTAGAAACATGTTTCTGGCCTTTGTATGAAGTCATTGACGGTAAATATATTATAAACTACAAACCAAAAAACAAACTTCCTGTATCAGAGTTTTTGAAAGTGCAGGGAAGATTTAGACATATGTTTAGACCTGGAAATGAATATATGATAGAAGAAGTACAAAAAGAAGTTGACAGAAGATGGGAGGCACTTTTAAAACTAGCAGGGGAGGAGTAA
- a CDS encoding cyclic lactone autoinducer peptide — protein sequence MVFKKILNVLATVLIVVSIVSASTACWIFLYQPKVPKSLMN from the coding sequence ATGGTGTTTAAAAAAATATTAAACGTACTTGCCACCGTTCTTATAGTGGTATCTATAGTATCTGCTAGCACTGCATGTTGGATTTTTTTATATCAGCCTAAAGTACCTAAATCATTAATGAATTAA